The Streptomyces achromogenes DNA segment CCCCGGCGGATGCTGCCCACCATCAACCCGTCCTCCCACCGCGAGGCGTTCGGCGTGACCCGCACCTCCCGGCCGCTCCGCGCCGCCATCCCCATCGCCGGGGTGCTCGGCGACCAGCAGGCGGCCACCGTGGGGCAGGTCTGCTACGCGCCCGGCGAAGCCAAGAACACCTACGGCACGGGCAACTTCCTGGTCCTCAACACCGGTACCGAGCTGGTCCGTTCGCAGCACGGTCTGCTCACGACCGTGGCGTACCAGTTCGGCGACAGCCCGGCGGTCTACGCCCTGGAGGGCTCCATCGCCGTCACCGGGTCCGCGGTGCAGTGGCTGCGCGACCAGATGAAGATCATCAAGGACGCGGCGGAGAGCGAGGCGCTGGCACGCACCGTCGAGGACAACGGCGGGATGTACTTCGTTCCCGCCTTCTCGGGCCTGTTCGCTCCGTACTGGCGCTCCGACGCCCGCGGCGCGATCGTCGGTCTGGCCCGGTACAACGACAACGGTCACCTGGCCCGGGCGACCCTGGAGTCCATCTGCTACCAGAGCCGCGACGTCGTCGAGGCCATGGAGCAGGACTCCGGAGTCCATCTGGACGTGCTGAAGGTGGACGGCGGCGTCACGGCCAACGACCTGTGCATGCAGATCCAGGCCGACGTCCTCGGAGTGCCGGTCAGCCGTCCGGTCGTCGCCGAGACCACGGCGCTCGGCGCGGCCTACGCGGCGGGCCTGGCCACCGGATTCTGGCGCGACACCGACGAACTGCGCACCCACTGGCAGGAGTCCAGGCGCTGGGAGCCCCAGTGGTCCGAGGACCAGCGTGCGGAAGGATACGCGGGCTGGAAGAAGGCGGTGGAGCGCACGCTCGACTGGGCCAAGGTCGAATAGCCCGACGGGACCGGGCGCCGCCCGTGACACCGGGCGGCGCCCGGTGTCACGGGCGGCGCCCGGTCCCGCCATCCCCCGGTGTGAACACGCAGCGACGCCGGCCACCGCCCCACCTCCTCGCGCGGCTGGGGTCCCCGGCGGGTCAGCACGTGGCCCACGGCCGTCCGGGTCGCACACGAGGAACAGAGCCGCCGTACCCCCACGTCTCTCCTCACCCGCTCGGATGGATTCGTACGTCCGGTGAGGGCAACGCCGCTCGTGGTGGCGGTCGGACAGTGCGCACGGCGGAAGGCTGTCGCGCATGTTCACACCACATGTACGACCTGCGCGGCAGCGACACGGTGGCCGCCGGTCTTTCCCGGCCCCGGCCGGGACCGTCGTGGCGACCGTCCTGGCCCTGGTCCTCACTCTTCCCGGCACCGCAGCCGCGGCCCCCGGCGGCCTGGATACCACCTTCAGCGGTGACGGCAAGGTGCTCACCGGCATCGCCGACGACGATCGCGCCGACGACGTGGCGGTGCAGCCCGACGGAAAGATCGTCTCCGTCGGTGCCTCCGTCGACGAATCGGCGGTGGAGAGCCGCTTCGCGCTGACCCGCCACAACCCGGACGGCACCCCCGACACCGGCTTCGGCGGTGACGGCACGGTGACGACCGCCGTCAACAACATGAGCCCGAGCCTCCAGTGGAGCGAGGCACACGCCGTGGCGCTGCAGGCCGACGGCAAGATCGTGGTGGTGGGCAGCAGCTGGCGGGAGTACGAGGACTGTTGCTGGTTCGTGGTGGCGCGCTACAACCCCGACGGCACCCTGGACGGCTCCTTCAGCGGCGACGGCCGGGTCTTCGCCGACTTCGACGGCCCTACCGAGGCCCTCGACGTGGCCATCGACCCGGCCGGCAGGATCGTCGCGGCGGGCTCTGCCGGGGGGCGCATGGCGGTGCTCCGCCTCACCGGCGACGGCACCCCGGACACCACGTTCGGGGGCGACGGCACGGTGACCGCCAACCCGGCGGGCCCGGTTCCGCAGGAGGGCGGTGACGGCCGGGCCCTGGCGCTGCAGCCGGACGGCAAGATCGTCGTCGGCGGCCAAGTCGGCTCGACCAGGTTCGACTTCGCGCTGATGCGCTTCAACGCCGACGGCGGCGTGGACACGAGCTTCGACGGCGACGGCATCGTCCGCACGGACTTCGGCGACTACGAGGCCGTGGAAGGAATCGCGCTCCAGCCCGACGGGAAGATCGTCGCCGCCGGCGGGAGCGGCGCCAGGTTCGCCCTGGCCCGCTACCTCCCGAACGGCGCCCTGGACACGAGCTTCGACGGCAACGGCAGGGTGATCACACCCGGCGGCGGCGCAGCGGACGTAAGGCTGCAGCTGAGCGACGGCCGGATCGTCGTCGCCGGAAGCAACGGACCCGGCGGCGATCTCGCCGTCCTGCGCTACAACCCCGACGGCAGCCAGGACACCGGCTTCGGCACCGGCGGCCTGGCGACCGCGGACTTCGGCGGCAACGACGCCGCCCGCGGCGTGGCCCTGCAGACGGACGGCAAGATCGTCGCCGCCGGCGGGGGCGGCCCGGACAACGACTTCGCCCTGGCCCGCTTCGAGGGCGGTGGCTCATCGCCGCCACCGGCCGGCGTGGACCTGTCGGTGACGAAGTCCGGTCCCACCACGGTCAGCATCGGTGACCGGGCCACCTACACCGTGCGGGTGACCAACAACAGCACCATCGCCTCCGCCACCGGCGTCTCCCTGTCCGACACGCTCAGCGGCGTCGCCGTCTCGGTCGTCTCGGCGACCACCGGCTCCGGCACCTGCACCACCACCGCCACCACCGCGAGCTGCTCCCTCGGCGCCCTCGCCCCCGGATCCGTCGCCACGGTGACGGTCGCCGTCGAGCCGCGCGCCACCGGCACGCTCACCGACCGGGCCACCGTCGGTGCCGCCCAGAGCGACCCGAACGCCGGCGACAACACCGCCACGGCGATCACCACGGTCGACAACGCGCGCGGCTGCACCCGCGTCGGCACCAGCGGCAACGACACCATCACCGGCACCTTCGGCAACGACGTGATCTGCGCCCTCGGCGGCGACGACACCGTCGACGCGGGCAGCGGCAACGACATCGTCCACGGCGGATACGGCAACGACCGCCTCGACGGCGGCTTCGGCAACGACACCCTCACCGCGGGCCCCGGCAACGACAATCTCATCGGCAACTCCGGCACCGACAACCTGAACACGGTCGACAACGTGGCCGGCAACGACACCGCCAACGGAGGCCCCCAGACGGACACCTGCACCACGGACGCGGGCGACACGCGCCTCAGCTGCCCCTGAGCGCACCACGCCCCCGATGCGGGCCCCGCACGCTCGTGCGGGGCCCGCATCACGCCCGGAGTCCGCCAGGGCGCCACCGACACATTGTTCATGCATGCGAACGCGTCATGCGAGTCGCTTGGTGAGGGGGCTGTCGGACTTTCCCTTCTGTGCCATGTGATCTGGGGAAGTGCTCACGTCTCGAGAGCAGCGGCGATTTTCTGGTGACCGATCGTTGTTCACATACTTGTCACCCATGACAGGCCGCCCTATCCTCGCGGAGAGAAAGCGCTTTCCCGGCTCGCCTGACCGTGCCGGGCGAGCGGTCCGCAGTGTCAGCCGTGGGGCATGCCGCGCGCCGCAATCGATCCGGCGCGAGGCTGACCCGGGCTGACCGCACCGGGATGCCGCCGCGTCGGAACGGCTGGGCGCACTCCGGGCCGTGCTCCGGGCCGCAGACGCATCGTGCTCGCGCCGGGGCCGTGGTGGCGGGCCCGTGCGCCATGGATCGCGGGGAGTTCTCCAGCTCCGTCACCCCGGTCGTTCCTGCCTCCGGCGGCGTCCCGCCCGGGTCGCCATGGCATGCGTACGCCGACCCGCGCCCCGACGGCGTCGCTCGCCGGGCGACCTCGGCGCCGGCGCCGAGGTCGCCCGGCAACACCGTACGCCCGTACCGCAGTAACACCCGTCCACCCGTACCGCAGCAACACCGTCCGCCCGTACCGCAGCAACGTCACCGCCCTTTCGGGGTGGGCGTGCGCGACATCCGCGGCGAGCCGAAAGGGGCCGCTGTGATGCGAAATGGCATGAGCATGTCATTCAGGTGACCTCGACGGCCCTCGGCGCCGGGCACGGACGTGCGCGGCATCCCCGGTACTCGACGACGAAAGACGAGGCGAGAATGAGAAAGCCAGTCGCTCTGCGACTCTCCGCGGCGCTCGGCACGCTGGCCCTGGCGGCGGCGACAGGCATGGTCCTGTCGATGCCCACCGCCTCGGCGGCCGGCGCCGGCGCGACCGGGTTCGCCACCCAGAACGGCGGCACGACCGGCGGCGCCGGGGGCACGACGGTCAGGGCCACCACCGGCACCCAGATCCACCAGGCCCTGTGCAGCCGGGCCGCCAGCAGTACCCCCCTCGTCATCCAGGTCGAGGGGACGATCACCGTCGGCAACACGGCGAAGGTGTCGGGCGGCAGCTGCAACACCGCGGCCGGAGTGATCGAGCTGAAGGGCGTCAGCAACGTCACCCTCGTCGGCGTCGGCAGCGGAGCCGTGTTCGACCAGATCGGCATTCACCTCCGCCAGTCGAGCAACATCATCGTGCAGAACGTGACCGTCCAGAACGTGAAGAAGTCCGGCTCGCCCACCTCCAACGGCGGCGACGCCATCGGCATGGAGCGCGACGTGCACAACGTCTGGGTCGACCACACCACGCTGACCGCATCCGGCGGTGAGTCGGCGGGCTTCGACGCCCTGTTCGACATGAAGGACGACACCCGGTACGTGACCCTGTCCTACAGCGTCCTGCGCAACTCCGGGCGCGGCGGTCTCGTCGGCTCCGGCGACAGCGACCTCGGCAACGGGCCGGTCACCTTCCACCACAACCGGTACGAGAACATCGACTCCCGTACGCCCCTGCTGCGCGGGGCCACCGCCCACATCTACAACAACCACTACGTCAGGCTGAACGAGTCGGGCATCAATCCCCGGGCCGGCGGCAAGGCCAAGGTCGACAACAACTACTTCAAGGACTCCAAGGACGTCCTCGGCACCTTCTACACCGACCTGCCGGGATACTGGCAGGTCAGCGGCAACATCTTCGACAACGTGACCTGGACGCCGCCGGGTGAGGACAACAACCCCGCGGGGCCGAACCCGACGTCGAACACGACCGTCGGCATCCCCTACGCCTACCGTCTCGACGCCGCGTCCTGCGTGCCGTCGATCGTGACCGCGACGGCGGGCGCCAACACGGGCCTCAAGGTGTCGGACGGCAACTGCGCCGCGTCGACGCCCACCGCCACCGCGACCGCCACCTCGAATCCCACGCCGGCGCCGACGCCCACCGCGACATCCACGCCGGCCGGCGCCAACCTGAGCCTCGGCGCCGCCGCCGACGGCTCCAGCAAGGCGTCCGGCACCAGCTACGGCAACGTCCGCGACGGTGACACGAGCACCTACTGGTCGCCGGCCGGCTCGACCGGATCCGTCTCGGTCAAGTGGGGCTCGACGACCGCCGTTTCCAAGGTCGTCCTTCGGGAGGCCGCGGGAGCCACCGGCAACATCGGTTCCTGGCGGGTGCTCAACGGCGACACCGGCGCGGTGCTGACCTCGGGCAGCGGAGCGAGCGCGGTGTCCTTCACCTCCACCTCGCTGAAGAAGGTCACCTTCGAGATCACCGGCTCGAGCGCCACCCCGAAGGTGGCGGAGTTCGAGACCTACGCCTGACCGGACGGCGACGGCGGGCCGGCCGCATAGGTGGCCGGCCGGTTCGCTCCCGCCGATGACGCCGGGCACGCAGGAACCCGCTGCCGTGGGCGTCGTCGGCGGCGTCCGTCCGGTCGGCGGGCCCGGAGATGACGGGGCGGCCGGCCGGCTCCGGAGAGCCTGGCCCCGATTCTCGACCGGTGCGTCGAAGCCCTGCGCACACAGGCGCCGCGATGACGGCGCTTCCCCAAGTCCGCGACGGCGGGACAGGGTTGCCGAGGAGGCTCTCAGGTGGGCAGGTCGTGGTCGCTGATCGGGTGGTGGCAGCTGCTGCGTTTGCATTTCCCGAGCGGGCCGCCGGCCTGGAAGTCGGGGCACGGGCAGGACAGGCAGCGGATGTGGTCGCTCGGGTCGGGCCCACCCCACCCGTTGTCCGTCGGTCTCACCCGGGCGGATTCCCGGATGCCGCCCATGTGCCCGTCGAGTCTGCGGGGATCGGCCTCGTTCTCCTCGAACTCTTCAAAGGCGTTCTTCTGGGCATCCGTTGGGTCGTACTGCATGGTGCCTCCAGGCGTGGAGGTGACGGCGACGGCGTGCCGCCCCTCCCCCCAAGATGACCCGGCAGGCGCCCGCCCGCATGTCGAGCGGGAGTGTGGCGACGGGCGCTGCGCCCACTCCCGACGGGGCAACGGCCTCTCCAGGCCGAGGGCCGACGACGGAGCCGCGGCTCACTCCTCTTCGAGCTGGTGGTCGGCCCAGACGTAGGTCTCGGGCAGCAGGTCGGTGATGGGGACGGTTCGGGCGCGGTCGTCATTGCCCACGATGACCTTCAGGCCGGGGAAGTAGTCGAGGAGGGCCTGTCGGCACCGGCCGCACGGCGGGATGACTCCTCGCTCGCGGTCGCCCACGGCGACGATCGTCTCCAGCTCGTAGACGCCCTGGCCGGCTGCCGTGCCGATGAGGACGAGCTCGGCGCAGGGGCCTCCGGTGAAGTGGTAAGCGTTCACCGCGGTGATGATCCGGCCGTCGCGGTCGCGGGCCGCGGCGGCCACGGTGTGGTTGTCGCCC contains these protein-coding regions:
- the glpK gene encoding glycerol kinase GlpK encodes the protein MADFVGAVDQGTTSTRFMIFDHSGNEVAKHQLEHAQILPRSGWVEHDPVEIWERTNSVIQNALRHGNLSPEDLAAIGITNQRETTVVWDPRSGRPYYNAIVWQDTRTDSIAAALERSGRGDVIRRKAGLPPATYFSGGKIQWILENVDGVREAAEAGHALFGNTDAWVLWNLTGGPDGGVHATDVTNASRTMLMDLETLDWDDELLGFFDIPRRMLPTINPSSHREAFGVTRTSRPLRAAIPIAGVLGDQQAATVGQVCYAPGEAKNTYGTGNFLVLNTGTELVRSQHGLLTTVAYQFGDSPAVYALEGSIAVTGSAVQWLRDQMKIIKDAAESEALARTVEDNGGMYFVPAFSGLFAPYWRSDARGAIVGLARYNDNGHLARATLESICYQSRDVVEAMEQDSGVHLDVLKVDGGVTANDLCMQIQADVLGVPVSRPVVAETTALGAAYAAGLATGFWRDTDELRTHWQESRRWEPQWSEDQRAEGYAGWKKAVERTLDWAKVE
- a CDS encoding calcium-binding protein, which encodes MATVLALVLTLPGTAAAAPGGLDTTFSGDGKVLTGIADDDRADDVAVQPDGKIVSVGASVDESAVESRFALTRHNPDGTPDTGFGGDGTVTTAVNNMSPSLQWSEAHAVALQADGKIVVVGSSWREYEDCCWFVVARYNPDGTLDGSFSGDGRVFADFDGPTEALDVAIDPAGRIVAAGSAGGRMAVLRLTGDGTPDTTFGGDGTVTANPAGPVPQEGGDGRALALQPDGKIVVGGQVGSTRFDFALMRFNADGGVDTSFDGDGIVRTDFGDYEAVEGIALQPDGKIVAAGGSGARFALARYLPNGALDTSFDGNGRVITPGGGAADVRLQLSDGRIVVAGSNGPGGDLAVLRYNPDGSQDTGFGTGGLATADFGGNDAARGVALQTDGKIVAAGGGGPDNDFALARFEGGGSSPPPAGVDLSVTKSGPTTVSIGDRATYTVRVTNNSTIASATGVSLSDTLSGVAVSVVSATTGSGTCTTTATTASCSLGALAPGSVATVTVAVEPRATGTLTDRATVGAAQSDPNAGDNTATAITTVDNARGCTRVGTSGNDTITGTFGNDVICALGGDDTVDAGSGNDIVHGGYGNDRLDGGFGNDTLTAGPGNDNLIGNSGTDNLNTVDNVAGNDTANGGPQTDTCTTDAGDTRLSCP
- a CDS encoding pectate lyase family protein, yielding MRKPVALRLSAALGTLALAAATGMVLSMPTASAAGAGATGFATQNGGTTGGAGGTTVRATTGTQIHQALCSRAASSTPLVIQVEGTITVGNTAKVSGGSCNTAAGVIELKGVSNVTLVGVGSGAVFDQIGIHLRQSSNIIVQNVTVQNVKKSGSPTSNGGDAIGMERDVHNVWVDHTTLTASGGESAGFDALFDMKDDTRYVTLSYSVLRNSGRGGLVGSGDSDLGNGPVTFHHNRYENIDSRTPLLRGATAHIYNNHYVRLNESGINPRAGGKAKVDNNYFKDSKDVLGTFYTDLPGYWQVSGNIFDNVTWTPPGEDNNPAGPNPTSNTTVGIPYAYRLDAASCVPSIVTATAGANTGLKVSDGNCAASTPTATATATSNPTPAPTPTATSTPAGANLSLGAAADGSSKASGTSYGNVRDGDTSTYWSPAGSTGSVSVKWGSTTAVSKVVLREAAGATGNIGSWRVLNGDTGAVLTSGSGASAVSFTSTSLKKVTFEITGSSATPKVAEFETYA
- a CDS encoding cytidine deaminase, producing MTTQTHPVDHELIRAAAQVARTRCRGDNHTVAAAARDRDGRIITAVNAYHFTGGPCAELVLIGTAAGQGVYELETIVAVGDRERGVIPPCGRCRQALLDYFPGLKVIVGNDDRARTVPITDLLPETYVWADHQLEEE